In Melitaea cinxia chromosome Z, ilMelCinx1.1, whole genome shotgun sequence, a single window of DNA contains:
- the LOC123668368 gene encoding uncharacterized protein LOC123668368, whose amino-acid sequence MRIILILALLVAATAGEADWQPIIPDTPLVYATFSKSPEKILDASSHLKIVNRRPIQSRPPSFTSNKLSNLFNSAPSEGSDSCSVYKVSMNQELFYQYVDYETSLPDLKEFTLCMWTKFHNHSDDHPLFSYAVEDSPKEISSWISNTKEASYFSMAVHGQTFFRLNYPLKLNTWYHSCQSWNGKTGEWQVWVQGERVGRGFHNRLVGHIIKGGGTAISGQEQSLLYKKDEAQPSIKQSGLIGEITMLQLYHVALTAGKAHKDHKHHHVHHFKHDGTPFEASTEAVTEPPPPQATPLGNGNFLIGGQLQRPANLNLARPSQQMIPVQLPNGLQLQQEFANGQLGNRIVSEQFLNSIQPIASNQLTANAQVPQIPLVGLSVTPVEQTQRYSSRPLGPNKGATVVLSGSLINPANVQYIDDTANSHNLFKRNSQKRDKRDNPEKELVEEITSGKKDKRGLVALSDGSIVDEALLGPNTLEDKEEELMFQQSLLSGLAGVVGNIPVQNLQKKNVDEREPAEAEVKAVMQVCSGCAPEPFKKALILSWRSTPKKLYSGAHYYKGLPICRAF is encoded by the exons ATGCGGATAATACTAATATTAGCGCTGTTAGTGGCGGCGACAGCAGGCGAGGCTGACTGGCAGCCGATTATACCGGATACACCATTGGTGTATGCCACATTCTCAAAATCTCCCGAAAAAATATTAGATGCCAG ttcccACTTAAAGATAGTCAATCGAAGACCAATACAATCAAGGCCACCTTCCTTCACATCCAACAAGCTATCTAATTTATTCAACTCAGCCCCGTCCGAAGGGTCTGACTCCTGCAGTGTATACAAAGTGTCTATGAACCAAGAGCTGTTCTACCAGTATGTTGATTACGAAACCTCGCTACCAGATCTTAAGGAATTTACACTTTGTATGTGGACCAAGTTCCATAACCATTCTGATGATCATCCGCTATTTTCATATGCCG tCGAGGACAGTCCAAAGGAAATTTCCTCGTGGATTTCAAATACCAAAGAGGCGAGTTACTTCAGCATGGCGGTGCATGGACAAACTTTCTTCAGACTCAACTATCCTTTGAAGCTTAATAC TTGGTACCACTCATGCCAATCATGGAATGGAAAAACAGGAGAATGGCAAGTTTGGGTACAAGGTGAAAGAGTCGGCAGAGGTTTCCACAATAGG CTTGTTGGACACATTATTAAAGGTGGAGGTACTGCTATAAGCGGCCAAGAACAATCActtctatataaaaaagatgAAGCGCAACCATCAATAA aACAATCAGGCCTAATTGGTGAAATTACGATGCTTCAATTATATCACGTCGCTTTGACTGCTGGTAAAGCTCATAAAGATCACAAGCATCATCACGTACATCATTTTAAACATGACGGAACCCCCTTCGAAGCATCCACTGAAGCTGTTACAGAACCACCACCACCTCAAGCGACTCCTTTGGGCAATGGAAACTTTTTAATCGGAGGTCAATTACAAAGACCGGCTAACCTCAACTTGGCTCGTCCTTCGCAACAAATGATACCTGTACAACTTCCTAATGGTCTTCAACTGCAACAAGAATTTGCTAATGGACAACTAGGAAACCGAATTGTCTCAGAACAGTTCCTTAATAGCATTCAACCCATTGCAAGCAATCAACTTACAGCTAATGCTCAGGTTCCACAGATACCACTAGTTGGTTTATCGGTTACTCCTGTTGAACAAACTCAACGTTACTCCTCGAGACCTTTAGGGCCTAACAAGGGTGCAACTGTTGTTTTGTCTGGGTCACTGATTAATCCCGCAAACGTACAATATATTGACGATACGGCCAATTCTCATAACTTGTTCAAACGTAATTCTCAAAAAAGAGACAAAAGAGACAATCCTGAAAAGGAATTGGTAGAAGAAATTACTtcag gTAAAAAGGATAAGCGAGGCCTTGTAGCTTTATCGGATGGATCTATTGTCGATGAAGCTTTGCTCGGTCCTAACACTCTCGAAGACAAAGAAGAGGAGTTAATGTTCCAACAGTCATTACTTAGTGGCTTAGCTGGCGTCGTTGGTAATATACCAGTGCAGAActtacaaaagaaaaat GTGGATGAGCGAGAGCCTGCTGAAGCAGAAGTAAAAGCTGTGATGCAAGTTTGCAGTGGATGTGCACCTGAACCATTTAAAAAAGCCCTCATTCTCTCTTGGAGATCAACCCCTAAAAAACTTTATAGTGGAGCACATTACTACAAAGGGTTACCTATCTGTCGCGCTTTCTAA